Proteins from one Hydrogenivirga caldilitoris genomic window:
- a CDS encoding LAGLIDADG family homing endonuclease: MSAEHLCYSEDTEILTDQGWKLFKELNGTEKVAQVYPDTLEIEFTEPVMYHRYPYKGYMINFRNKSLNLLVSPDHKMLFSTDWIFSKSRRENVWLTERADKLLGRTIIVPQAGIMKGKEKEYFEIESEDSVSYYGNTALKTRALKVNANTFLKFLGMYLAEGCVYENPNYRMHKVRIVQKEGYKAELMESVLREMPFKVFKHRRTNGVVEFFINSKALCNFLSPLGKSKDKRLPKEIFNLSPDQKLLFLQYYSLGDGYIKPNGKLHLVSKSKKLMDDIQALLVTIGISTTVYESYTNDQVYYRLETRGDKQGRYKFYSKVRESLKEPYEGYIYSVTVPSGFILVRREGRTAISGNCMSMRGAMSPGHQTVTSALRGVFLKDMKTREEFLKLVR; this comes from the coding sequence ATGTCGGCGGAACATCTTTGCTATTCAGAAGATACAGAAATCTTAACGGATCAAGGATGGAAGCTATTTAAAGAGCTCAACGGTACCGAGAAAGTTGCTCAGGTGTATCCGGATACACTGGAAATAGAGTTTACAGAGCCTGTTATGTACCATAGATATCCGTATAAGGGCTACATGATAAACTTCAGGAACAAATCTTTAAATCTGCTGGTATCCCCTGACCACAAAATGTTATTTTCAACAGACTGGATATTCTCTAAATCCAGAAGAGAAAATGTATGGCTCACCGAAAGAGCAGACAAGCTGTTAGGTCGGACTATTATAGTACCTCAGGCTGGCATTATGAAAGGTAAAGAGAAGGAATATTTTGAAATAGAAAGTGAAGATAGCGTGAGCTACTACGGAAACACAGCTTTAAAGACCCGAGCTTTAAAAGTAAATGCTAATACATTTTTAAAATTCCTTGGTATGTACCTTGCAGAAGGTTGTGTATATGAAAATCCAAATTATAGGATGCACAAGGTCAGGATAGTCCAGAAAGAGGGATATAAAGCAGAATTGATGGAAAGCGTGCTAAGAGAGATGCCCTTTAAGGTATTTAAGCACAGGAGAACGAACGGTGTTGTTGAATTTTTCATAAATTCAAAAGCTCTGTGCAATTTCCTGTCACCGTTAGGTAAGTCAAAAGATAAAAGATTACCAAAGGAAATCTTTAACCTTTCACCAGATCAAAAACTTCTATTCTTACAATACTATTCCTTAGGAGATGGTTATATAAAACCCAACGGTAAATTGCACCTTGTAAGCAAGTCTAAAAAACTCATGGATGATATACAAGCTCTATTAGTTACCATAGGTATAAGTACTACGGTTTATGAAAGCTATACAAATGACCAAGTTTATTACAGACTGGAAACAAGAGGTGATAAACAAGGCAGGTATAAGTTTTATTCTAAAGTGAGGGAATCTTTGAAAGAACCTTACGAAGGCTATATTTACTCTGTAACCGTGCCTTCAGGATTCATCTTAGTGAGAAGGGAAGGAAGAACCGCCATATCGGGAAACTGCATGTCTATGAGGGGTGCGATGTCTCCCGGACACCAGACAGTCACCTCCGCCCTCAGGGGTGTGTTTCTTAAGGATATGAAAACGAGGGAGGAGTTTCTCAAGCTTGTAAGATAA
- the thiE gene encoding thiamine phosphate synthase, giving the protein MRTLPRLYAITDRRRYGANFLETVETLLKKGIKMIQLREKDLKGRELYELALKTREITKKYNSLLLINERFDIAVAVEADGVHLPEESFPPGIIKRLFPELLVGYSAHSLEGVKYAEEEGADFVTFGPIFKTQSHPEAKPLGTLKLKEVSEQVNIPIYALGGVTWERIKQCYKNGAYGVAGITMFLQDGDERADT; this is encoded by the coding sequence ATGAGAACACTGCCAAGACTCTACGCTATAACGGATAGAAGAAGGTACGGAGCTAACTTCCTGGAAACGGTAGAAACCCTTCTTAAGAAGGGGATAAAGATGATCCAGCTTAGGGAGAAGGACTTGAAGGGAAGAGAACTCTACGAGCTGGCTCTTAAAACGAGAGAAATAACTAAAAAGTACAACTCCCTACTCTTAATAAATGAGCGATTTGACATCGCAGTTGCTGTTGAAGCTGACGGTGTTCATCTGCCAGAGGAGAGTTTTCCACCAGGCATCATCAAAAGACTCTTCCCAGAGTTATTGGTCGGCTACTCTGCCCATTCACTGGAGGGAGTAAAGTACGCTGAGGAAGAAGGGGCAGATTTCGTAACCTTTGGTCCTATTTTCAAGACCCAATCCCATCCTGAGGCTAAACCTTTGGGGACTTTGAAGTTGAAGGAGGTTTCTGAGCAAGTGAACATTCCCATATACGCACTTGGTGGTGTAACATGGGAAAGGATAAAGCAATGTTACAAAAACGGCGCTTATGGGGTTGCCGGTATTACAATGTTTTTACAGGATGGGGACGAGAGAGCAGATACTTGA
- a CDS encoding TetR/AcrR family transcriptional regulator — translation MGTREQILDEALKLFSEKGIKETTIRDIAKAVGITEGAIYRHFESKDQIVYELFERYSDELYESLKKVLEKHTGTEERFKKMVGVFLDFAFKKPDAFRYMNIFHYLRGKEVKKFKKIPFALLRELVLELHKGKILKVEPEYALAMLTGTLERVFLYRSMGILKDSKKEVKEKTASLLWNALVECERS, via the coding sequence ATGGGGACGAGAGAGCAGATACTTGATGAAGCACTTAAACTCTTTTCCGAAAAGGGTATAAAGGAAACCACAATAAGGGATATAGCCAAAGCTGTAGGCATAACCGAAGGGGCTATATACAGGCACTTTGAAAGCAAAGACCAGATAGTTTACGAGCTCTTTGAGAGATATTCCGATGAACTCTATGAAAGCCTTAAAAAAGTCCTGGAAAAGCACACAGGTACAGAGGAGAGATTCAAGAAGATGGTGGGAGTATTTTTAGACTTTGCCTTTAAGAAGCCCGACGCTTTCAGGTATATGAATATCTTCCATTACTTGAGGGGTAAGGAAGTGAAGAAGTTCAAGAAGATACCCTTTGCCCTGCTTAGGGAGTTGGTTTTGGAGCTTCATAAGGGGAAAATCCTTAAAGTAGAGCCTGAGTATGCTCTTGCCATGCTCACCGGAACGCTGGAAAGGGTCTTTCTGTACAGAAGTATGGGCATCCTCAAAGATAGTAAGAAGGAAGTGAAAGAGAAAACAGCCAGCCTGCTGTGGAACGCCCTCGTTGAATGCGAGAGGTCATAA